GCCATTATTTAAGATGACGAAGTTACCGGTTTCAGTCAGCCAGTCATAATTGCCTTGGGTTTGCAGAATTTCACGCGCTTTTTCTAGACGTGCTCCGGCTTCTTGAGAGTTGGCCAAACTGGCATCACTGCCCCAAAATCCAAATAGATTCATCAGACTAGACAGGCTCGTTTCTGGGTTGGTCGGAGTGATGGCGTACCAACCGTTTTTGGCATGTACGCTCACCATAGCAACAATCATGGTAACGATGAGTGAGAGCGACACAAAGCGTGTGCCAATGCCAAACAGCAATGCAATACCGCCAACAAACTCCGCCAAAATAACCAACACTGCCATCAGAGCCGGTAGCGGTAATCCAAGCCCCCAGTCGCTATTGCCAAACCATTCAACGATGCCGTCAAAGCCTGTGATTTTGGTCCAACCAGCGCTGATAAAAATAGGCGCAAGATATAGACGAACGGCAAGCGGCGCAATAAAATCGAGCGACTGAAGCTTATGAATGGTTTTATTATAGGGTGTTAATGCTGTCGATAATGCGCTCATGAGGGTGCCTTAAGGTGTTCAATAATTTTATTTTGAGTTGATTCTGATGTCGTTATTAACACCTGTTGCTCGGTTAATTGCTGCAGTAGTGGCAAGCCAAAGTCGACAATCACTTGCGTGTCTGCATAACCCAGATGATGTGCAAAACTTTCTAGTAGCTGATTCGATTGGTTAGGCAAGACAGGATCATGTTGATCGATAAAGTCGAGCAAAGCATGGGTTACCGCATTAATTTGCATAAACTGCACTTCCTCGCAAGCTCGATAAATCAGAAAAAAGCTGTCCTGTTCTGACACTGAGTGATTGTCTGCATTAATCTCATGCACTGGCCACTGATAGTGCAGATTTTG
Above is a window of Psychrobacter sp. FDAARGOS_221 DNA encoding:
- a CDS encoding DoxX family protein; protein product: MSALSTALTPYNKTIHKLQSLDFIAPLAVRLYLAPIFISAGWTKITGFDGIVEWFGNSDWGLGLPLPALMAVLVILAEFVGGIALLFGIGTRFVSLSLIVTMIVAMVSVHAKNGWYAITPTNPETSLSSLMNLFGFWGSDASLANSQEAGARLEKAREILQTQGNYDWLTETGNFVILNNGIEFAATYTVMLLVTLLYGAGRYVSLDYYLNPSAHPAKYR